The genome window AGAGCTCTGGTCGCGAACCAAATGAATATTCCGATCCGCAAATTGGTTAACCTCTTCAGGATCATGCGTAATCATCAAAACAGATTTTTGATGGTGATGCGCACTGTGATGCATCAACTCATAAAAATCACTCTTTGTCGTCGCATCCATCCCTGTCGTAGGTTCATCTAAAACAAAGATATCCGGATCTGAAGCAAACATCCTAGCAATGACAGCCCGCTGTTTCTGACCACCAGACAAAGAACCAATCGCCCGATCCTTGAACTCCAGCATCCCAACAGATTCTAAACTCTTCAGAATATGTTTTTCATCGTGCTCATTCAACTTTCGAAACCAGCCTTTACGAGGGTACCGACCTGATTTCACAAATTCATAGACCGTACTTGGAAACCCTGCATTAAAACTAGCAATCTGTTGTGGAAGATAAGCAATCCTTAACTTCTTTCCCTTTACATTTGTCTTTGAAATCTCAACTGTCCCGACCTTGGGCTGTAAAATCCCAAGGCTAGCCTTAATCAAGGTTGACTTAGC of Streptococcus sp. S5 contains these proteins:
- a CDS encoding metal ABC transporter ATP-binding protein; amino-acid sequence: MRYITVSNLSFYYDREPVLEGINYYLDSGEFVTLTGENGAAKSTLIKASLGILQPKVGTVEISKTNVKGKKLRIAYLPQQIASFNAGFPSTVYEFVKSGRYPRKGWFRKLNEHDEKHILKSLESVGMLEFKDRAIGSLSGGQKQRAVIARMFASDPDIFVLDEPTTGMDATTKSDFYELMHHSAHHHQKSVLMITHDPEEVNQFADRNIHLVRDQSSPWRCFNVHDTEGEGDHA